The proteins below are encoded in one region of Ornithinimicrobium avium:
- a CDS encoding serine/threonine-protein kinase — translation MADSKVPGTTYEGADRDAPRTTYERDGSPVSDGHGAGARGAVPGTVYEGAGPEGVPGVRRRLAPPRPILEEFEYVRDLSTSGAQADVLLCRRWSDGGDVVVKLYRGLVESFDVDAVETLIELSKTEEGREHIAPILEFRQWEGETWEVQEYFSLGSMKDLYQRMDGPLPRDMVRAVLEELVGAIEFTQGHDVIHRDLTPANILVRSEEPLDLVLADFGLAREQAASRVLGSTAGTWAYMSPEGAAGMTTKATDWWSLGMILYEGLHGRHPFSVPDGTGMRTDKEIKASLGQDLYEIEPTGDERWDLLLRGLLTADAKGRWGSSEVGRWLAGESPAVHTRVRGPRTRVAPFAFRQEHHAPQDLARSFQEASEDAAQFLADPRNLDLLRTWLGQHGLAEEAGPILGGQQAPGAVAVGLQALLDPTTTPTFGDRSLGGKELTKTAREALGGDEAAGRWIRQLRQERALTAWAQQVDDGRAISLADDSLQRWWLRIAALSPDQRRMIGADDPAVEGLLLKVALAPDERERAEKDARKALSRIGEVSDAFRTLTEKVAQDKGDSNFGLRLITANQLPVEQKVEKARRKADQTEVLERRRGVRQVRNRQIRDSAASNFREGAAHWLFVGALPAIFALAVEWRRADFRAAAQAVAPWILAFVVLGGLLHVLRSRRHPRLELLLTGVAVAWLWSRFLDQLMGRAAWLPSPSTWQVVFLALAVVGVLAWASTLGPGFSSESDVGRSSHLQEALRCTGRMQVVLWACVMIAVTQQIDPGAFRTFDRDFPRWYLEIVAAVRDWLSPLAEARPDNALPWGAAGVLLATGALRAVVGRYPLAVRVVRPLLVVIALVLLAVILAILQPMAGAVLLVGAVLTVVWSVKALIAVAKAPPA, via the coding sequence GTGGCGGACAGCAAGGTCCCCGGAACGACCTACGAAGGGGCCGACCGGGACGCGCCGCGCACGACCTACGAGCGGGACGGGTCGCCGGTTTCCGACGGTCACGGCGCCGGCGCCCGGGGAGCCGTCCCAGGCACCGTGTACGAAGGGGCAGGACCGGAGGGCGTCCCGGGGGTCCGGCGGCGCTTGGCGCCGCCACGGCCGATCCTCGAAGAGTTCGAATACGTGCGGGACCTGAGCACGAGCGGCGCCCAGGCGGACGTCCTACTGTGCCGGCGGTGGAGCGACGGCGGGGACGTCGTCGTCAAGCTCTACCGCGGCCTCGTCGAGTCCTTCGACGTCGACGCCGTCGAGACGCTCATCGAGCTCTCCAAGACCGAGGAGGGGCGGGAGCACATCGCCCCGATCCTCGAGTTCCGGCAGTGGGAGGGTGAGACATGGGAGGTCCAGGAGTATTTCTCCCTCGGGAGCATGAAGGACCTGTATCAGCGCATGGACGGGCCCCTTCCCCGGGACATGGTCCGGGCGGTGCTCGAGGAGCTGGTCGGCGCCATCGAGTTCACGCAAGGGCACGACGTCATCCACCGTGACCTGACGCCGGCGAACATCCTCGTCCGCTCCGAGGAGCCGCTCGACCTCGTGCTCGCCGACTTCGGCCTCGCGCGCGAGCAGGCTGCCTCCCGGGTGCTCGGCTCGACCGCCGGGACCTGGGCCTACATGTCCCCCGAGGGCGCGGCCGGGATGACGACCAAGGCGACGGACTGGTGGTCGCTGGGGATGATTCTCTACGAGGGACTGCACGGCCGGCACCCGTTCAGCGTGCCCGACGGCACGGGGATGCGCACGGACAAGGAGATCAAGGCCAGCCTGGGACAGGACCTCTACGAGATCGAGCCGACCGGTGACGAGCGGTGGGACCTGCTGCTCCGGGGCCTGCTGACCGCCGACGCCAAGGGGCGGTGGGGCAGCTCCGAGGTCGGCCGCTGGCTCGCGGGGGAGTCGCCCGCCGTGCACACCCGGGTGCGCGGGCCGCGGACGCGGGTGGCGCCGTTCGCCTTCCGCCAGGAGCACCACGCCCCACAGGATCTGGCGCGGTCCTTCCAGGAGGCCAGCGAGGACGCGGCACAGTTCCTCGCCGACCCGCGCAACCTCGACCTGCTGCGCACCTGGCTGGGCCAGCACGGGCTGGCAGAGGAGGCGGGGCCCATCCTGGGCGGCCAGCAGGCGCCGGGCGCCGTCGCCGTGGGCCTGCAGGCCCTGCTCGACCCCACCACGACGCCGACCTTCGGCGACCGGTCGCTCGGTGGGAAGGAGCTGACCAAGACGGCGCGAGAGGCGCTCGGAGGCGACGAGGCCGCCGGCAGGTGGATCCGGCAGCTGCGCCAGGAACGAGCCCTGACCGCGTGGGCCCAGCAGGTCGACGACGGCCGGGCGATCTCGCTCGCTGACGACAGCCTGCAGCGCTGGTGGCTCCGGATCGCCGCTCTGTCTCCGGACCAGCGGCGGATGATCGGCGCGGACGATCCCGCGGTCGAGGGCCTGCTGCTGAAGGTCGCCCTGGCTCCTGACGAGAGGGAGAGGGCCGAGAAGGACGCGCGCAAGGCCCTCTCCCGGATCGGGGAGGTCAGCGACGCCTTCCGGACCCTGACGGAGAAGGTGGCACAGGACAAGGGAGACTCCAACTTCGGCCTCCGGCTCATCACGGCGAACCAGTTGCCGGTGGAGCAGAAGGTGGAGAAGGCCAGGCGGAAGGCCGACCAGACCGAGGTCCTCGAACGCAGGCGAGGCGTGCGACAGGTGCGGAACCGTCAGATCCGCGACAGCGCCGCGTCGAACTTTCGGGAGGGCGCCGCTCACTGGCTGTTCGTCGGGGCTCTGCCCGCGATCTTCGCCCTTGCGGTCGAGTGGCGCCGCGCCGACTTTCGGGCGGCGGCGCAGGCGGTGGCTCCGTGGATCCTCGCCTTCGTCGTGCTCGGAGGTCTGCTGCACGTCCTTCGCTCCCGCAGGCACCCCCGCCTGGAGCTCCTGCTCACCGGGGTGGCGGTCGCGTGGCTCTGGAGCCGGTTTCTCGACCAGCTCATGGGACGTGCGGCCTGGCTCCCGAGTCCGTCGACGTGGCAGGTCGTCTTCCTCGCCCTTGCGGTGGTCGGTGTCCTGGCCTGGGCCAGCACCCTCGGTCCGGGGTTCAGCAGCGAGTCCGACGTGGGACGCAGCAGCCACCTCCAGGAGGCGCTGCGCTGCACCGGCCGGATGCAGGTCGTCCTGTGGGCGTGCGTCATGATCGCCGTCACCCAGCAGATCGACCCTGGCGCGTTCCGGACCTTCGACCGCGACTTTCCCCGCTGGTACCTGGAGATCGTGGCCGCCGTCAGGGACTGGTTGAGCCCTCTCGCCGAGGCGCGACCGGACAACGCCCTGCCCTGGGGCGCGGCGGGAGTGCTGCTGGCGACCGGAGCCCTGAGAGCCGTCGTCGGACGCTACCCGCTGGCGGTCCGCGTCGTGCGTCCCCTCCTCGTCGTGATCGCCCTGGTGCTGCTCGCCGTCATTCTCGCGATCCTGCAGCCCATGGCCGGCGCTGTGCTGCTCGTCGGTGCCGTCCTGACCGTGGTGTGGTCGGTGAAGGCCCTGATCGCCGTCGCCAAGGCCCCGCCGGCATGA
- a CDS encoding CHAT domain-containing protein — translation MTVLRAPSAARVGWRLVIEPALRSLSWSLICERDGAGGPGAPAEHRVWAGRHEHPEKWRSLLEGLVPHDDAVWDGPLADPRAELAVARELGAALLPRALREGLSADGDAVHTLTVATRGWCAAVPWDALVVDASDTRLLERCRILTEAHPLAAVGRAPAAHRPPPAPGEPDGVVVLDPGPLTDEDPTLAPLYPAGLPPELRDLGQGADLHLSGRDGLGSAELGAVLRERPWARFLYAGHVRPGWPKDPGNVALVLSDGQAADLLPAYDWLDRPDTWPAPERVALIGCGSGDGRASEDVGLPLAALRAGAQLVTATRWVLPADLSEHEPNFTRLVRAVHAAHASTDPVGALRDWQLTELHRWRSSGYALHAPLTWAATTTTVLPDVGEVG, via the coding sequence GTGACCGTGCTGCGGGCGCCCAGTGCCGCGCGGGTCGGCTGGCGGCTCGTGATCGAGCCGGCCCTGCGGAGCCTCAGCTGGTCCCTCATCTGCGAGCGCGACGGCGCCGGGGGGCCGGGCGCGCCGGCCGAGCACCGGGTGTGGGCCGGACGGCACGAGCATCCGGAGAAGTGGCGGTCCCTGCTGGAGGGGCTGGTCCCCCACGACGACGCGGTCTGGGATGGACCGCTGGCCGACCCCCGGGCCGAGCTGGCCGTGGCGCGCGAGCTGGGCGCCGCCCTGCTCCCTCGCGCGTTGCGGGAGGGTCTCTCGGCGGACGGGGACGCTGTGCACACCCTGACGGTCGCCACCCGGGGCTGGTGCGCAGCCGTGCCGTGGGACGCCCTGGTCGTGGACGCGTCCGACACCCGGCTGCTCGAGCGGTGCAGGATCCTGACCGAGGCCCACCCTCTCGCCGCCGTCGGGCGGGCGCCCGCGGCCCACCGGCCCCCGCCGGCGCCCGGCGAACCGGACGGGGTTGTGGTCCTCGATCCGGGGCCGCTGACCGACGAGGACCCGACGCTCGCGCCCCTGTATCCGGCGGGCCTCCCGCCGGAGCTCCGTGACCTCGGCCAGGGGGCCGACCTGCACCTGTCGGGGAGGGATGGGCTGGGCAGCGCCGAGCTCGGCGCGGTCCTTCGCGAGCGCCCCTGGGCGAGGTTCCTGTATGCCGGGCACGTGCGGCCCGGCTGGCCCAAGGATCCGGGCAACGTGGCTCTGGTGCTCTCCGACGGCCAGGCTGCCGATCTGCTGCCGGCCTACGACTGGCTGGACCGGCCGGACACCTGGCCCGCCCCGGAGCGGGTCGCGCTCATCGGCTGCGGGAGCGGGGACGGTCGGGCGTCCGAGGACGTCGGCCTGCCGCTCGCCGCCCTGCGCGCCGGGGCACAGCTGGTCACCGCCACCCGGTGGGTGCTCCCCGCAGACCTCTCGGAGCACGAGCCGAACTTCACCCGGCTGGTCCGGGCGGTCCACGCCGCCCACGCCTCGACGGACCCCGTGGGAGCCCTTCGGGACTGGCAGCTGACCGAGCTGCACCGCTGGCGGTCCTCCGGTTATGCGCTGCACGCGCCGCTGACGTGGGCGGCGACGACGACCACGGTCCTTCCGGACGTGGGCGAGGTCGGATGA
- a CDS encoding AAA family ATPase: MTSTARLPDGSPHWLVDMDATLPVTGQYVVHGNLRDQHLIPAVDPTSPPHFMETLAALWWSLRRSGYSYLLRHDPVAGLQLVADSDPVVVETSRRAALEVLSGATARIGGPVSADALVEVVQRVARNAQWRGGIVLDYLSQLRVDGEPYPDDVQRLMVASLAEVHAAPAFRQPEGARQGLLPNARFWLVDRPADLPAWMVGGSEGIRQVPLSTPDLTTREAAARVLVRHLPDPPTEQESYDGLVMRFRDVTEGMTVRGMIQTVQLARESGTVAEKVEDSVRAYRVGLTENKWEKTSLRQAIGRAEQALGERVLGQERAVRHVSDILVRTTLGLTSAQLGKGGGGPRGILFFAGPTGVGKTELAKQMTALIFGDADAYIRFDMSEFSAEHTEARLIGSPPGYVGHGSGGELTNAVRQRPFSVVLFDEIEKAHPRILDKFLQILSDGRLTDGSGATVHFSETVIVFTSNLGIAEAEQIMVNDPTADHGEVMKAVIRDQFTHPHKFNRPELLGRIGDNIVVFDYLSEEVAGQLGARFVSNVLERVASASGITLTVATAARRDLVAACASDRSTGGRGVGLKVESLFVNPLARQLIHQRGDRARVTSFQVVDGEGHVEVEWS, translated from the coding sequence GTGACCTCGACGGCACGCCTCCCCGACGGCAGTCCGCACTGGCTGGTCGACATGGACGCGACGCTGCCCGTCACGGGGCAGTACGTCGTCCACGGAAACTTGCGGGACCAGCACCTCATACCCGCGGTCGATCCGACGTCGCCACCGCACTTCATGGAGACCCTCGCAGCCCTCTGGTGGTCGCTGCGGCGCAGCGGTTACAGCTACCTGCTCCGGCACGACCCGGTAGCCGGCCTGCAGCTCGTCGCCGACTCCGACCCCGTCGTCGTCGAGACGTCCCGACGGGCGGCGCTGGAGGTGCTGTCCGGCGCCACCGCACGGATCGGCGGGCCGGTCAGCGCGGATGCGCTGGTCGAGGTGGTCCAGCGGGTCGCCAGGAACGCGCAGTGGCGGGGCGGCATCGTCCTGGACTACCTATCTCAGCTGCGTGTGGACGGCGAGCCGTACCCGGACGACGTGCAGCGGCTGATGGTCGCGTCCCTGGCCGAGGTGCACGCGGCACCTGCCTTCCGTCAGCCGGAGGGGGCACGGCAGGGGTTGCTGCCGAACGCGAGGTTCTGGCTGGTGGACCGTCCGGCCGACCTCCCGGCCTGGATGGTCGGCGGGAGCGAGGGGATCCGGCAGGTGCCGCTGTCCACGCCGGACCTCACGACCCGCGAGGCCGCAGCACGGGTCCTCGTCCGCCACCTGCCCGACCCGCCGACGGAGCAGGAGTCCTACGACGGGCTGGTCATGCGCTTCCGTGACGTCACCGAGGGAATGACGGTGCGCGGCATGATCCAGACCGTGCAGCTGGCCCGTGAGAGCGGCACCGTGGCAGAGAAGGTCGAGGACTCGGTGCGGGCCTACCGGGTGGGGCTGACGGAGAACAAGTGGGAGAAGACCTCCCTGAGGCAGGCCATCGGCCGCGCGGAGCAGGCACTGGGGGAGCGAGTGCTCGGTCAGGAACGGGCCGTCCGGCACGTCAGCGACATCCTGGTGCGCACCACGCTCGGCCTGACGTCGGCCCAGCTGGGGAAGGGCGGCGGTGGGCCGCGCGGGATCCTGTTCTTCGCCGGGCCGACGGGTGTCGGCAAGACCGAGCTGGCCAAGCAGATGACCGCACTGATCTTCGGCGACGCCGACGCTTACATCCGCTTCGACATGAGCGAGTTCTCGGCCGAGCACACCGAGGCGCGGCTCATCGGCTCCCCGCCCGGCTACGTCGGGCACGGATCGGGTGGCGAGCTGACGAACGCGGTCCGGCAGCGTCCCTTCTCGGTGGTCCTCTTCGACGAGATCGAGAAGGCGCACCCGCGCATTCTCGACAAGTTCCTGCAGATCCTCAGCGACGGCAGGCTCACCGACGGCAGTGGCGCTACGGTGCACTTCAGCGAGACGGTCATCGTCTTCACCTCCAACCTCGGCATCGCGGAAGCCGAGCAGATCATGGTCAACGACCCCACCGCCGACCACGGCGAGGTGATGAAGGCGGTCATCCGCGACCAGTTCACGCATCCGCACAAGTTCAACAGGCCCGAGCTGCTCGGCCGGATCGGCGACAACATCGTGGTCTTCGACTACCTCAGCGAGGAGGTGGCCGGGCAGCTGGGCGCCCGTTTCGTCTCCAACGTGCTGGAGCGCGTCGCCTCCGCGTCCGGGATCACCCTGACGGTAGCCACCGCTGCTCGCCGAGACCTGGTGGCGGCCTGCGCCTCGGACCGAAGCACGGGCGGCCGAGGAGTGGGGTTGAAGGTGGAGAGCCTCTTCGTCAATCCGCTCGCTCGGCAGCTGATCCACCAGCGCGGGGACAGGGCCCGGGTGACGAGCTTCCAGGTCGTCGACGGCGAGGGACATGTCGAGGTGGAGTGGTCATGA
- a CDS encoding sigma-70 family RNA polymerase sigma factor, producing MGQVGDEEWSDSVMDAAWRVSASSRRGRHRGASQAGCPASSPPGVEGRRPLTECARTGCTDVFHDLAAGVVGRLRLARVETSPGWLVTVARNELVDQHRAARARRGLPARPTRSDGDVSTVEDALRALATGARERRWLLALFRMMRAHAARVDRLSSGWPIESWAGEKSGLLGGVSVHPADVTADVRRVLDVAAGSVGAAWVHRRLLLPLTTIRADGVDAETVLSGTSVEDLAVLALVARSFRSDRAAGRSVQQAWREALRSVGAPPGTTPQAWAVELLERWGAA from the coding sequence ATGGGTCAGGTCGGGGACGAGGAGTGGTCGGACAGCGTCATGGACGCCGCCTGGCGGGTCAGCGCCAGCTCCCGCAGAGGCCGGCACAGAGGTGCCAGTCAGGCGGGCTGCCCGGCGAGCAGCCCCCCGGGCGTGGAGGGTCGGCGGCCGCTGACCGAGTGTGCCCGTACGGGATGCACCGACGTCTTCCACGACCTGGCTGCCGGCGTGGTCGGGCGGCTGCGCCTGGCCCGGGTGGAGACGAGCCCCGGATGGCTGGTGACGGTGGCGAGGAACGAGCTCGTGGACCAGCACCGGGCGGCCCGTGCCCGTCGCGGCCTGCCGGCACGCCCGACGCGCAGCGACGGCGACGTCAGCACGGTGGAGGACGCCCTCCGCGCGCTGGCCACGGGAGCGCGCGAGCGACGCTGGCTCCTGGCCCTGTTCCGGATGATGCGCGCCCACGCCGCCCGGGTCGACCGCTTGTCCTCGGGCTGGCCGATCGAGTCCTGGGCCGGGGAGAAGTCCGGGCTCCTGGGCGGGGTGTCGGTGCATCCCGCGGACGTGACCGCCGACGTCCGTCGGGTGCTCGACGTCGCGGCTGGGAGCGTCGGTGCCGCCTGGGTGCACCGGCGCCTCCTTCTCCCGCTCACGACCATCCGGGCGGACGGAGTCGACGCCGAGACCGTCCTGTCCGGCACGAGCGTCGAGGATCTGGCGGTGCTGGCGCTGGTGGCGCGGTCCTTCCGCAGCGACCGCGCGGCGGGGCGCTCGGTGCAGCAGGCCTGGCGAGAGGCGCTCCGGTCGGTCGGGGCTCCGCCAGGAACCACTCCGCAAGCCTGGGCGGTCGAGCTGCTCGAGCGCTGGGGGGCCGCCTAG
- a CDS encoding PP2C family protein-serine/threonine phosphatase: MRYAVCSERGPVRSENQDAVALDGWVWQGDRTVRQGVVRLGEYDLWNLCVLDGLGGYEGGAVAALVAASTLSSELRELMIMSMDEAPAFAEAFDRARGAVTSLAAGHPRLARMGTTAASVVVAPGTYAVTNVGDVRVYRYWRGSYLTQLSVDDRAAVGSNVVTQTLGPLTSGQLDVHHCAVGADDATVLLLCSDGLSDALPEERLRDILNGAEPYGLTSTAQRLVAAALEVGAQDNVTVALIAFDDLPVDEEKR, from the coding sequence GTGAGGTATGCCGTGTGCTCGGAACGAGGTCCGGTCCGGTCCGAGAACCAGGACGCGGTCGCCCTGGACGGCTGGGTCTGGCAGGGGGACCGGACGGTCCGTCAGGGTGTGGTGCGGCTCGGGGAGTACGACCTGTGGAACCTGTGCGTGCTGGACGGGCTCGGCGGCTACGAGGGAGGGGCGGTGGCCGCGCTCGTGGCGGCGTCGACCCTGAGCAGCGAGCTCCGCGAGCTGATGATCATGTCGATGGACGAGGCCCCGGCGTTCGCGGAGGCGTTCGACCGGGCGCGTGGCGCGGTCACGTCTCTCGCCGCCGGGCACCCCCGCCTCGCCCGCATGGGGACGACGGCTGCGTCGGTGGTGGTCGCGCCGGGCACCTACGCGGTGACGAACGTCGGAGACGTGCGCGTCTACCGTTACTGGCGCGGCTCCTACCTCACACAGCTCTCCGTGGACGACCGAGCGGCGGTCGGGAGCAACGTCGTCACCCAGACGCTGGGCCCGCTGACGTCCGGGCAGCTCGACGTCCACCACTGCGCGGTGGGCGCCGACGACGCGACCGTCCTCCTGCTGTGCTCGGACGGGCTGAGCGACGCTCTCCCCGAGGAGCGCCTCCGGGACATCCTGAACGGCGCGGAGCCCTACGGACTGACGTCCACGGCCCAACGCCTGGTCGCCGCAGCCCTCGAGGTCGGGGCCCAGGACAACGTCACCGTCGCGCTGATCGCGTTCGACGACCTGCCGGTGGACGAGGAGAAGAGATGA